One Dermatophagoides farinae isolate YC_2012a chromosome 1, ASM2471394v1, whole genome shotgun sequence genomic region harbors:
- the LOC124491913 gene encoding uncharacterized protein LOC124491913: MAKLLTFTARLLVTFLYLQIEPGLCQQQQQIENHQHHHYSSNHQPISFNQQQHPSFILTENFNSLYSQQQQQTTPTQQITTLKPDDETIQYPKKDSFFNHPTTTESSSLIIDTYNNNNDDKVGNVVADVPNTKTATTSSTNKCEFWLVSNEGNLTSFGDPSQSVNCVYRITPLNPTVCSVELHFNDFDVTDMRSEQKHKDAEQRQAVEKEFAQLSANRNSCVDNYLEFNNRKRYCHRDWNNRMDVVDIDPNYEKDFVFRLVLDRVVHSSGFNIKYKPLFDTCDKLTAKKLEKSKYENSNTNNNNNDHSIVDPVEMLASSLPSSSYCEKRHTEMEFEIKSANYPKNYSNNLDCVHYVIRKSENVCGLELKFIHFDIEESEGCAYDFFEIDGENFCGRLPNGSRNIFHFDTAVKSISFQTDSQVNGPGFHIKIRQINDCRNAFMPIETPAPASGNIRGGNQGRQQKCSILWHEREGKLGTLKYPDPYPNDLLCAYTIERNPHGHYCSIEMNFIDFDLQNTRDCSGDFFEIQNERYCGHSLRNERKIIPFNPDGYIRFLFKSDSTENGQGFLLNYTQIPCTKQMEDNVVMMNPAESLSKMMHDENSIHTEPCVKIYRDKKFDLISDTIDGHYKDNQNCHFTIKKYSDKVCYLEMHFKMFDLEASQDCQYDYMEIGSAVRLCGTLNQETSRIYVFDKPEMIINFHTDSTNERKGYRIHTEQLECQGDRIIREHYDHHHHHHHHEEPNEGLQSLEQYKFEQQQHYIQPTNDTQLLQQQENFVHQTSEFDPTIPEWKYLQNPSSSSSSLLCSKTFRQKEFFIDSPNFPDNYPPDLDCLFMIVPYSLDVCKIEINFDSFELQPYDFEKNCLKSDFLDFDNKEQFCGKMTETQSRIYSFRRNETFFIHFHSDSFRTSFDKGFRLYVRQIECSSLLNQPNKLPVKQQKPQQQQNHCSRILMSSSFDIQSPLYPSPYPSNSYCDYRIVKFKAPGVNVCFLEVHFIEFDLQSSTDCNKDYVSFNGIKQCGSIAKDSVRLFPFYDNEFTISFFADPLISGRGFFLKIRQNECPQTGHNDHGAKRIIKPPSSSSSLIMKDDPFSPYQIYHANQICQQTFGSTYFEFESPNYPQYYLPSLSCVYTIQRRHSRFCKLELYFTDFDIEPSTKCTEDYLLIDNVKYCNTNRPESIIQIPFYEPEKRIYFRSVLFRPRKGFMIQARQIDCDTLILEPKNYDVKQNRQQLPISSSSADNNNNKFIFLPSLPSICEICVTEVTGNIQSYDYPNFYPPNVNCTYRITPLPDNCMVQLRFVEFDFDYSPECNQDYLEINGIRYCGHQLKDVSMILMNKRKDDLTIRMVTSSRGAMVKPSFKGFRASYIQLPCLDTQTPSPSISNQIPHIQPATKSIAVENPQTLHPIPTPMIVHNEAIYCDQTFDDKMFEIKSPGYPYRYFDGLDCSYLIRKNSANVCRLKVTFTYFNVVGEDGNCRGDYLDIFSTRFCGILDRYTSKEIPFLQEKLLLHFHTNQQQTANGFHLALEQVDCIPGRPAMPHQKHSKTTTDEQKSITDYSGSKTNPKKLKSPNRKPIMTKNPFDYDDDEIISEFDTRNKATMEVEPHVIYEDSNKPNPTTFPTQQREEQQRKIPIRYYSRNITVINEDKPKIQPLSMMMMTTTSSPSQQRHLDDGHDYITVTTAPMTQQPQQQQQQKYDPPNTQKLCEQTFVDKIFFELKSTDLQMTRMNGGGAICHLHIRKAKTNVCQLDIMFMKYNLNDSSCGHQYLSVDGEKICGHIHETTTKRFWFQRPELYLFVNLMDIGPIDDDTFEIKVRQVECATNVDHGHHHPSSRPMQRQNENSDNHFPIKGQQQSIKSRFKQVSDIVQQIDEQQLYDNHHHHHYNDNNNNNNKPNEYKMQTYEMKQFRIPMIEQQHNHPMDADTNRPEQQQQKPYSSSETSYDPYCDLIENEMNFQIESPRDDSTITRCRYTIRKANDNVCAIDLKFQMFQLNEAMKCEREYLEIDSSRICGAFPVGHERRYHFMPNEYEKVIHFISSKSLNTRGDFRLDVKQIDTDCDKPTPTQKPTLTMPTVCDISVRNYRGHIKSPNYPAPYGDYTKCVYRIQAIGHEYCNVKLRIRDLDIELSSSDSHGGTVKCEKDWLQVDTQKLCGNKMDEQNEYTIPFEMHNGHKVAQIKFTSDAFGNGRGFDIEYKQELCVSEKMKTNLISPGQKGFRPPQIKLVKGDPYSSSPSSGGSSPSSMRPHYPPNYVSKAHMLKTMDRKEFIKMMLMAEQEQMKMKINQKGAAEEPKINMLTTMSSLDNDDNMTMSSMITTTITSIPENMVIFTTTMSTNSEDSTENSSNSMITTEPSVTMDDVTL; encoded by the exons ATGGCAAAATTATTGACATTTACAGCAAGACTCTTAGtaacatttttatatttacaaATTGAACCCGGAttatgtcaacaacaacaacaaattgaaaatcatcagcatcatcattattcatcgaatcatcaaccaatttcattcaatcaacaacaacatccatcatttatattgacAGAGAATTTCAATAGTTTatattcacaacaacaacaacaaacaacgcCAACACAGCAAATAACAACATTGAAACcggatgatgaaacaattcAATATCCT aaaaaagattcctttttcaatcatccaACTACtactgaatcatcatcattaataatcgatacgtacaataataataacgatgataaag TAGGTAATGTTGTAGCTGATGTCCCGAAtacaaaaacagcaacaacttCATCGACaaataaatgtgaattttGGCTTGTGTCAAATGAAGGAAATTTAACCAGTTTTGGCGATCCATCTCAAAGTGTTAATTGTGTTTATCGCATTACACCGCTTAATCCAACTGTATGCAGTGTTGAATtacatttcaatgattttgatgtgaCCGATATGCGTAGTGAACAGAAACATAAAGATGCTGAACAAAGACAAGCAgtggaaaaagaatttgcaCAATTATCAGCCAATCGTAATAGCTGCGTAGATAATTATCTTGAATTTAATAACCGGAAACGTTATTGCCACCGTGATTGGAATAATCGTATGGATGTGGTTGATATTGATCCGAATtatgaaaaagattttgtttttag ACTTGTGCTTGATAGAGTTGTACATTCGAGCGGTTTCAACATTAAATATAAACCGTTATTTGATACCTGTGATAAATTGACGGCAAAAAAATTGGAGAAATCGAAATACGAGAATTCTAAtaccaataataacaataatgatcattcaatAGTGGATCCAGTGGAAATGTTGGCATCAAGTTTACCGAGTTCAAGTTATTGTGAAAAACGACATACTGAAATGGAATTTGAGATTAAAAGTGCTAATTATCCAAAAAATTATAGTAATAATCTTGATTGTGTACATTATGTTATCAGGAAATCGGAAAATGTATGCGGCttagaattgaaatttattcattttgatattgAAGAATCTGAAGGATGTgcatatgatttttttgaaattgatggtgaaaatttCTGTGGCCGTCTACCGAATGGTTCAAgaaatattttccattttgataCGGCTGTCAAATCGATCTCATTTCAAACTGACAGCCAAGTGAATGGGCCTGGTTTTCATATCAAAATACGACAGATAAATGATTGTCGAAATGCATTTATGCCAATTGAAACACCTGCACCAGCATCGGGTAATATTCGTGGTGGTAATCAAGgtcgacaacaaaaatgcaGTATTTTATGGCATGAACGTGAAGGAAAGCTGGGTACATTGAAATATCCGGACCCATATCCAAACGATTTACTTTGTGCCTATACTATTGAACGGAATCCACATGGCCATTATTGTagtattgaaatgaattttattgattttgatctaCAAAATACTCGTGATTGTAGTGGtgattttttcgaaattcaaaatgaacgTTATTGTGGCCATTCATTACGAAATGAACGGAAAATAATTCCATTCAATCCAGATGGTTATATAAGATTTCTATTCAAAAGTGACAGCACAGAAAATGGACAAGGGTTCTTATTGAATTATACACAAATACCATGTACCAAACAAATGGAAGATAATGTTGTCATGATGAATCCAGCAGAATCATTGTCGAAAATGATGCATGATGAAAACAGTATTCATACGGAACCATGTGTAAAAATATATCGagataaaaaatttgatcttATTAGCGATACAATTGATGGACATTATAAGGATAATCAAA ATTGCCATTTTacaattaaaaaatattcagaTAAAGTTTGCTATCTAGAAATGCATTTCAAAATGTTCGATCTAGAAGCCAGCCAAGATTGTCAATATGATTATATGGAGATTGGCAGTGCCGTACGTCTGTGTGGAACACTAAATCAAGAAACAAGTCGTATCTATGTGTTTGATAAACCAgaaatgattataaattttcataCAGATTCAACGAATGAACGTAAAGGTTATCGGATACATACCGAACAGCTTGAATGTCAAGGTGATCGTATTATTCGTgaacattatgatcatcatcatcatcatcatcatcatgaagaaCCGAATGAAGGTCTACAAAGTTTAGAACAATATAAattcgaacaacaacaacattatatACAACCAACAAATGATACACAATTATTACAGCAGCAAGAAAATTTCGTTCATCAAACATCGGAATTTGATCCAACAATTCCCGAGTGGAAATATTTGCAAAATCCAAGCAGCAGTAGCAGTAGTCTTCTTTGTTCAAAAACATTTCgacaaaaagaattttttattgatagTCCCAACTTTCCTGATAATTATCCACCAGATCTAGATTGTCTTTTCATGATCGTACCGTATAGCTTGGATGTttgtaaaattgaaatcaattttgattcattcgaattaCAACCATATGATTTTGAGAAAAATTGTCTTAAATCggattttcttgattttgataataagGAACAATTTTGTGGAAAAATGACCGAAACACAATCACGAATCTATTCATTTCGTAggaatgaaacattttttattcattttcattcagatTCTTTTCGTACATCATTTGATAAAGGGTTTAGACTATATGTTCGTCAAATagaatgttcatcattattgaatcaacCGAATAAATTACCGGTTAAGCAACaaaaaccacaacaacaacagaatcattGTAGCCGAATATTAATGAGTTCATCATTCGATATACAAAGTCCACTATATCCATCACCATATCCATCAAATTCATATTGTGATTATCGCATAGTGAAATTTAAAGCACCCGGTGTGAATGTCTGTTTTCTTGAAGTTCATTTCATCGAATTTGATCTACAATCAAGTACTGATTGTAATAAGGATTATGTAAGCTTCAACGGTATTAAACAATGTGGATCGATAGCGAAAGATAGTGTGCGGCTATTTCCattttatgataatgaatttacGATAAGCTTTTTTGCTGATCCATTGATTAGTGGTCGtggattttttcttaaaattcGTCAAAATGAATGTCCACAAACCGGCCACAATGATCATGGTGCTAAACGTATAATAaaaccaccatcatcgtcatcatcattaataatgaaagaTGATCCATTTTCACCATACCAAATCTATCATGCTAACCAAATATGTCAACAAACATTTGGTTCGacatattttgaatttgaaagtCCCAATTATCCACAATATTATTTGCCTAGCCTCAGCTGTGTTTACACCATACAACGGCGCCATAGTCGTTTTTGTAAACTGGAATTATATTTTACCGATTTCGATATTGAACCATCGACAAAATGTACAGAAGATTATTTACTTATTGATAATGTTAAATATTGTAATACGAATCGACCCGAATCAATAATTCAGATACCATTTTATGAACCGGAAAAACGAATTTATTTTCGTAGTGTTTTATTTCGGCCACGTAAAGGATTTATGATACAAGCACGtcaaattgattgtgatacattgattttggaaccaaaaaattatgatgtaaaacaaaatcgacaacaattaCCGATTTCAAGTTCATCagctgataataataataataagtttatatttttaccatcattaccatcgATTTGTGAGATTTGTGTGACTGAAGTGACTGGCAATATTCAATCATATGATTATCCAAATTTTTATCCACCAAATGTTAATTGTACATATCGTATAACACCATTACCAGATAATTGTATGGTTCAATTAcgttttgttgaatttgattttgattattcacCTGAATGTAATCAGGATTATTTAGAAATCAATGGTATACGTTATTGTGGCCATCAATTGAAAGatgtttcaatgattttgatgaataagCGAAAAGATGATTTAACCATACGTATGGTGACCAGCAGTCGTGGAGCTATGGTCAAACCATCATTCAAAGGATTTCGAGCAAGTTATATACAATTGCCGTGTTTAGATACACAAACACCATCGCCATCAATATCGAATCAGATACCTCATATTCAACCGGCAACCAAATCTATTGCTGTAGAAAATCCGCAAACATTGCATCCAATACCAACACCGATGATTGTCCACAATGAAGCCATTTATTGTGAtcaaacatttgatgataaaatgtttgaaatcaaatcaccTGGTTATCCATATCGTTATTTTGATGGTTTAGATTGTTCATATCTGATACGGAAAAATAGTGCCAATGTTTGCCGATTAAAAGTTACATTCACATATTTCAATGTAGTTGGCGAAGATGGTAATTGTCGTGGTGATTATCTGGATATTTTCAGTACACGTTTTTGTGGTATTTTGGATCGATATACATCTA AAGAGATACCATTTTTACAGGAAAAACTTTTATTACATTTCCATacgaatcaacaacaaacggcCAATGGATTTCATTTGGCATTAGAACAAGTGGATTGCATTCCCGGCAGGCCAGCTATGCCACATCAAAAgcattcaaaaacaacaaccgatGAGCAGAAATCCATAACTGATTATTCTGGTTCGAAAACTAATccgaaaaaattaaaatcaccAAATCGAAAACCGATAATGACTAAAAATCCattcgattatgatgatgatgaaataatctCTGAATTCGATACCAGAAACAAAGCTACAATGGAAGTTGAACCACATGTTATATATGAAGATTCAAATAAACCAAATCCAACAACATTTCCAACACAGCAACGTGAAGAACAGCAACGTAAAATTCCAATACGATATTATAGTCGAAATATAACAGTGATTAATGAAGATAAACCAAAAATACAGCcattgtcaatgatgatgatgacgacaacatCTAGCCCATCACAACAACGTCATTTAGATGATGGACATGATTATATAACGGTGACAACGGCACCAATGacacaacaaccacaacaacaacaacaacaaaaatatgatcCACCTAATACACAGAAACTATGTGAACAAACGTTTGTGGATAAAATCTTTTTCGAATTAAAAAGTACAGATCTACAAATGACAAGAatgaatggtggtggtgccaTATGTCATCTACATATACgaaaagcaaaaacaaaCGTTTGTCAATTGGACATAATGTTTATGAAATATAATCTCAATGATAGTAGCTGTGGTCATCAATATCTATCGgttgatggtgaaaaaatcTGTGGACATATTCATGAAACAACTACAAAAAGATTCTGGTTTCAACGACCAGAACTTTATCTATTTGTCAATCTAATGGATATTGGtccaatcgatgatgatacatttgaaattaaagTACGACAAGTTGAATGTGCTACTAATGTTGatcatggtcatcatcatccatcatcacGGCCAATGCAaagacaaaatgaaaattcagaTAATCATTTTCCGATAAaaggacaacaacaatcaataaaaagTCGATTTAAACAAGTCAGCGATATTGTACAACAAatcgatgaacaacaattatacgataatcatcatcatcatcattataatgacaacaacaacaataataataaaccaaATGAATACAAAATGCAAACATATGAGATGAAACAGTTTCGAATACCAatgattgaacaacaacataatcatcCGATGGATGCTGATACAAATAGACcagaacaacagcaacaaaagcCATATTCATCATCCGAAACATCATATGATCCATATTGTGAtctgattgaaaatgaaatgaattttcagaTTGAAAGTCCACGTGATGATTCTACCATCACTCGTTGCCGTTATACGATCCGTAAAGCTAACGATAATGTATGCGCAAtcgatttaaaatttcaaatgtttcaattgaatgaagcAATGAAATGTGAACGAGAATATTTGGAAATTGATTCTAGTAGAATATGTGGAGCATTCCCTGTTGGTCATGAAc gCCGTTATCATTTTATGCCGAATGAATATGAGAAAGTTATACATTTTATATCGAGTAAATCATTAAATACTCGCGGTGATTTTCGATTGGATGTTAAACAGATTGATACTGATTGTGACAAACCTACTCCAACACAAA AACCAACATTGACTATGCCCACTGTTTGTGATATATCCGTACGAAATTATCGTGGCCATATTAAAAGTCCTAATTATCCAGCCCCATATGGTGACTATACAAAATGTGTGTATAGAATCCAAGCTATTGGTCATGAATATTGTAATGTGAAACTTAGAATTCGAGATTTGGATAttgaattatcatcgtcGGATAGCCATGGAGGAACGGTTAAATGTGAAAAAGATTGGTTACAAGTGGATACACAAAAATTATGTGGCAATAAAAtggatgaacaaaatgaat ATACGATACCATTCGAAATGCATAATGGACATAAAGTTGCTCAGATCAAATTCACATCCGATGCATTTGGTAATGGACGAGGATTtgatattgaatataaacag GAATTATGTGTAtcggaaaaaatgaaaacaaatttaatCAGTCCTGGACAGAAAGGATTTAGGCCACCACAAATAAAGCTGGTTAAAGGTGATCcgtattcatcatcaccatcatctgGTGGTTCTtcgccatcatcaatgcGTCCGCATTATCCACCGAATTATGTATCGAAAGCGCATATGCTCAAAACAATGGATCGTAAAgaatttatcaaaatgatgttgatggctGAACAAGAgcagatgaaaatgaaaatcaatcaaaaaggAGCAGCAGAAGAGCCAAAGATAAACATGTTGACAACGATGAGCAGTTTAGACAATGACGATAACATGACTATGTCATCGATGATAACAACGACCATCACTAGTATACCAGAGAATATGGTCATATTCACAACAACGATGTCAACAAATTCAGAAGATTCAACTGAAAATTCTTCGAATTCTATGATCACTACGGAACCATCTGTTACAATGGATGATGTTACTttgtaa
- the LOC124491602 gene encoding ribonuclease P protein subunit p14: MSHDSRIGKQIQDLKIFRIPFLKMSSQKFRSIRTFENKFVYLDIELCFTIKQATVIEVREFKLIIMNAIDSLLGEIGSKIQFDILKYRNNDCRALIRLLARDYVKFHLCLSLLNEWKDSRCQFIIHKTSHCLASIVVSDSIEDNLVTVLDECESISSS, from the exons ATGTCACATGATTCTCGAAttggaaaacaaattcaagatttaaaaattttcagaattccctttttaaaaatgtcatcacaaaaatttcgttcaatacgaacatttgaaaataaattcgtCTATCTTGATATCGAGCT ATGTTTTACGATCAAACAAGCTACCGTGATCGAAGTTCgagaatttaaattgataattatgaatGCTATCGATTCACTTTTAGGCGAAATTGGTTCGAAAATCCAATTTGATATTCTCAAGTATCGTAACAACGATTGTCGTGCATTAATACGTCTATTGGCAAG AGACTATGTAAAATTTCATCTATGTCTTTCATTGTTGAACGAATGGAAAGATTCACGTTGTCAATTTATAATCCACAAG ACATCACATTGTTTAGCATCCATTGTTGTATCCGATTCTATTGAAGATAATTTGGTCACAGTGCTCGATGAATGTGAATCAAtttcgtcatcataa